The nucleotide sequence TGATCTTGGGCGGTTTTTTGGGTTCGGTATTGGGGCAACAGGTGGGATGTGACTCACGGGATTGGTTTTGAGGATATCTTCTTTGGAACTCCATTTGAAAGGATGTTCTTTATCTTTCGGGATCAAGGTGGATTTTGTGCGCGCTACCGATTTTGGTTTCTTTTTGGATTTGGCTTTGCGAATGGAAAGTAATTCATCTAGGTTAAAAGGGTCAGAGGAAGTCGAATGGGTATGTGTAGGGGGTGGATCAGGCATTAGGCTAACCGGAGAGATATGGTGGTGTAGATTAGGGGATATAGGTGTACTTGGGTTCGAGTCTGGTATAACAGTTTCTGTAGGGGGAGAAACGTTATTTGTATTCGCATTTGGAGTAACTGGGTTACGGGTTGTGTTATAGATTGGGCCGCGAGGTGAATTGGGCTGGGATGGAGTGTTAATGGGCTCACTTGAGATGTGTGGGCTTGGTATTACATGGTCTCCGATAGGATCAGAATTAGTTTGGGAGTCTGGTGGGATGACATTGGGAGTGGGATCAGGGTGTGTAGGTACAGgagtagaatcattaatattagtagGTATGTCTACGTTGGGGGTAGGACCGTTAGGGGCATTTATGGGGGAGGTTGGAGAATTACTTTGGAAATTGTGAGTTTCCATACGTTTAGAAGAGTGAGATGTTGAACCATTTTCCGAAAAAGAATTACCAGGGTTGTGATCCGAGGTGTTACCGGAGTGGATGTTGACGTGAGTATGTTGCGAGGGATCGTAATGAGGGTTATCGTCAAGAAGATCATCATCATCGTCCATGTTTGATTCCTCATCGGAGATATGTTCGTTGATGTCCGAATCATAATCCGAATTGGATTCAAATGGTAAGTCATCCTGATAATTGAACATGGAAAAGTTTTGTACTTCTTTAACATAAACCGAGACATTCTTATTATCATCATGTATAATGACAGCTTGATCATCGATAGGTTTAAAGTTCATGGTCTTAATGATAACCGTACCATGCGATAAGTCTTGGTTGTTTTCGTTGGTAATGGAGCAATTAAAAGTTTCAACAATTTGGCCCCAATTACAAGCAATATCCCGAAAGGTGGACTCTAGCCAACAAGTGATCGGGACACCGAATATATTGATGCAAGCAAGACGGCCGGAAGTGGTATATTCTTCCGGATCCCACGGGTTAATATCGTCGAGCCAATTCCAAAGTGGGTTTTCCGGGTTATTTAGCATCTCAAGTGCAGGTCGTTTATCCTCGTAAATGAGCATTAGTTCATGACCCCCGAGATATTTGATAGTGAACCCGGCAAGATTTTCACTTTGACAAATTTCATGAAAATATTCGAGATATTCTAAATCCTTGACCTTACCGATAACCGCGTGACCTAGTAAATCGATTAGGGGTTCGTTGACATTAACCTTGATAGTTGGAATTTTAGATTTGGAAGGCAGTTTGTTGGTGATCACCTCCTTGAAACTTCGGTCGTCAGTAATATTAGAGGGAACAGGTTTGGGCTGTTGAACCTTAACTGGCTTAGTAGTCTGTTGAGTCTTGGGTTTTGGGTTATCAATTGAAGTGGTATCCCATGCCCTGTAAACCTTGAGGAGAAAGTCCCCGGAAACAACTAGACCTAAACGCCTAGCAAGTGAATCTTTGTCGAATTCCGGGACATCTATGAAACGAACAAACCCAAATTTTTTACCACTTTTAAGAGTTTTTTTAGGGATGTAAACTTCGTGGATGTTGCCATAACGTTTGAATATACCCCAGAAATCCACCGATGTCCAGTTTTCGGGGAAATTATGGAACATATACGAGGTGATGCGTGATTTATCAATCGGTTTCATGGATGGAGGGGTGTTAGATTTAGGTTTACCGAATTGCTTGATGAGGCTGACAGAGGCTTCACGTTGTCTAAAGTGATTGTAGATGAGATTTGAAGATGAATTTAGATTGGTGATATTAGATTTAGGGTTATGAGGAGCGGGGATAGAAGTGTTGGGTGGCGGATTGATATGAGATTTGGAAGGTGATTTCTTGTTATTCCGATCGACTGGTACCCAGATACCTTCGTTAAGGGGACGGTACTGGATGTGGTTGGCGGTGGCGCCGGTGGATGTTGGGCGGCGGTCGTTGAGCTTGGGGGTGAAAGGAGAAGTATGAAGGGGATACATGATACCAGAGGAAACAAATACAAAGCAACaggatataatataataaattatagaACATGAACGAATGAAATTAAAAAAAGCAAAAAGGATATACCGGAGTAGTACGCCGGCGGTGGAAAAGTAGAAGAGAGCCGTTCATATTCTAGAGAGCGTATGAGAGAGAATGCATAAGATATTTGCTCTTTACAtaaaataaaacatgataaaagcgaatttatcaaaattacaagtGAAAATATTCATAACAAAAATTACTAAATAATTACTTTGTTGAACAAAAATTATTTACTAAATATTTATCTTTTCATGGTAAAGTAACCAAACTTTTTACTAATCATGTTTTGAATTCGATTATTTAAGTACCACATTTTAATATCGCAAATAGTTAATTAATCATGTCTATCAAATTAATTGTGATTTACAAAAATCAAatcgtaaaataaaaaaaatatttaacgcTTATTCCAGCAAAACATAATAATCAAATTTTCTTTCTcactaatttttttatttttttttagaaaagcaaaTTATATTAACTAGGGGCGTGCATGGTTCGGGTAGAACCGAAAAAACCGAGGACCGAGTAAGAACCGAACCGAAACCGAAATACCCGAAGTTATTTGGTCCAGTTCGTGGtccatattttttaaatatttcggGTATCGGTCCGGTCCGGGTCAAACCCGAAAAAACCAATGTTTTGGACCGAACCGAATGATATATATTGGTGAGAGATTTTTTAGAGGAATAATATGAGTGTTCTATTATATTTATTATCGGCATTGCTCCTACATATCATATTACATTACgtctatacatatataaatttagaaAACAAGACAAACTCTTATAATAACTTCAAAAGGTTACGTATATTTAGACCCAAAAAGATAAATTCTCAACATCAACATAAACTCTTGTAAATCCCAACAGTAAGTAGATGGATAAActcttttaataattataatttttaatcaaAACAATATTTACGTATATATAGCATGTACATAACTTATAGCAAATAGCAAAAAAAATTATAATTGGTACATGATACATGCTCCTAATTTAATGATAAATCGGTGGTCTAATAATGTAATAATGTATGTGTGTTATATATTGATTGTATAAGTTTTTTCATTTATATGTCGTACGTGTTATATATTGATTGTTATATGTTATATGATGTAAATTTCTAAATATGGGAAtgaaataatatataataggtTTTTAACAATATAAATGGGTCGGGTATTTACTCGAACCGACTTGGACCGAAGCTAGAATCGGACCGAACCGAACCATGTATAAATGGTCAGGTCCTCGTGTTCTTATTTTCCAAAAAATTTGAGTTTCGGTCCGGTCCAGGTATTGTCTGGTTCGGTCAGGGTATGGACCATGCACAACCCTTTAAACACGAGATAATATAATTAACCAAACactaaaaagtaattatttaattattattttatcaaagtgCATAATTAAATTTAAACATCTTACTATATATCTTTTGTATatcttattatttatttatagattataataatctaaaattcatatttaattttcaaaacgaaaaattcaaACGCTCTGTTTTACATCAATTCAAATGTTATTCCATGATAATATGGTAATTTCAATAAATTTCCTCCGTCTCCACTCATACATACATTAACCAAATTCTAACAATTCTAAAAACACATAGTAGTACTatatgaaaataaaaatgaaaataaaaatgaaaataaaaaatatataattgtaAAACCCGGCCAGCTAATCTTATTAAATTCTCCTTTTTCTGCATTTcccaaaaatatacatataaataaattttACACCGCATTTTTCTCATTTATTCATATTCATTTCTCTTTGATCAAATTTCAATGGATCGATGAAAGCTCAACTACATTAACACTTCAATATCTCTACACAAATTTTCattcaacttcttttcttcttcttcttcaggtaTTACTTTTTCATATTCATTTCTTATTCAATTTTCATTTACATATATTATTGTATGTCTGTATGTGTATACGAATAATTGATTATGTTTTTACCTAACTTCTGTGTTAAACTTCATAGATCTATTTAATTTCACGAGTTTTAGCTTTATGTTTGTTCAAATATGTGAGAAGATAATGTTCTGAACTTGAAACCCTAGCTTCCTGCTTGTAGCTATAGATCTTACTGATTTCGTTTGATTTGACTTTATATTATATAGTTTAGTTTATGATTAAGCTGCTGTTAATTTGACTTTTATGAGTTTGAATAGAGTATATAATTAGGTTTGCTCTCTGATTTTTGGTGAAGTTGGAAATCGATTAcattatttgtattttattttctgtcatttttgcAATTTTTTTTGGTTTAGATTTGTGTGCTTCATGTTTAAATTACCGCTAATACGAATCTATAAGTTTaacttaattatttatttatgttttatgAATGATTTGAGAATTAATTGTGTTTTTTTGTCATTTGTTTGCTAATTTTTTTTCAAGTTTGAATTTGTGTGCTTCATGCTGCTAATTTAAAGTTTAAGAATCTGAATTGAGAATTCATTTGTGTTTCGTGTATTTTATTGAGCATTgcagttttttattttttatttataagaTTTAAGGATTGGAGAATTAATTGTTGTTTTTTTCAATTGTTTTCAGGTGTGAATTTATAGATTTATAATGAGAAACCCTAACCGGTATCACCTGTTGGTTTTCTCATACTGTGTTCTGCTATTTACCACTGTAATTCACTTAGTTTTATCTGCGGATTATGTTCCGGCTGATAAGATTTTATTAAACTGTGGTGCCAATGGTGAATTAAGTGATGATGATGGGAGGCAATGGACTTCTGATGTGGGGTCAAAGTTCGCATTAGCAGGTGCCGATTCAATAGTTTCAGAAGCCGCAACACAAAAACCTTCGGTTCCAACCGTCCCTTACATGACTGGTCGTGTTTTTCGATCCGAATTCACGTACAGTTTCCCAGTAGCATCGGGTAGAAAATTCGTCCGTCTGTACTTTTATCCCGCATCATATGCTAGCCTTAACGCATCCAAAGGCGTGTTCTCTGTTGTTTTCGGACCGTATACCCTTTTGAAAAACTTTAGTGCATACGAAACGGCAAACAATTTGAACTTTGATTTTATAACTAAGGAGTATTCGGTCAACGTTGACTCGGGAGCTTTGAATATAACGTTTACTCCTGCTTCGGGAACGCCTGATTCATACGCGTTTATCAACGGTATCGAAATCGTTTCTCATCCCGATATTTATTCGTCTAACGGAAATGCGCTGATTGTTAGTACAAGTACAGCTTTCGAAATTAGTAACGACACGGTTCTCGAAAACGTTTATCGGTTAAACGTTGGTGGACAAGCAATTTCACCTTCTAAAGATACTGGGCTTTTTAGACAATGGGGAGGTGATAATCCGTACATATTTGGTGCATCCGTTGGTGTACCCGTTGCAACCGACCCGAACATAACCATAAGTTACCCAACGGGTATGCCCGATTACGTTGCACCTGTCGATGTCTACAAAACGGCTAGGTCAATGGGTCCCACGCCAGAAGTTAACGTGGGTTACAATCTAAGTTGGTACTTTGATTGTGACGCTGGCTTCTCGTACCTCGTTAGGCTTCATTTTTGCGAAGTTGGTCCTGAAATTTCCAAAATTAACCAACGAGTGTTTGAAATTTTCATCAACAATCAAACGGCTGAAACCGAAGCGGACGTGATTGCTTGGACTAACAAAAAAGATGTCCCGTATTATAAAGATTATGTCGTGTTTTTTCCTTCCGGGCCCCCACATCGAGATCTATGGCTCAAATTGCATCCCAACACGGCATCAAAGCCGCAATATTACGATGCGATTTTAAACGGTGTGGAGATTTTTAAAATAAACGCTAGTGACGGTAATCTAGCGGGGTCACTTCCAGCTCCGGCTCCGGTACAACCGATTATCGACCCGAATAGGGGAATTTCATCAGGAAAGTCAAGTAAGTCAAACAAAATTGGCATAATCGGTGGCGGTGTTGGTGGCGGTGTTGCGGCGGTTATACTTATTGGGTTGCTTGTTTGTTTCGTGACCCGTAAAAACAAGAAACGGAAGGATCCAAATTCGAGCGATGGACCATCCGGTTGGTTACCACTTTCGTTATACGGGAACTCACATTCTTCCGGGTCGACTGCTAAAACAGCTACAACAGGAAGCTATGCGTCGACTTTACCTTCGAACCTATGCCGACATTTCTCGTTTGCGGAGATCAAATCAGCTACTAAAAACTTTGACGAATCGTTAATTCTTGGTGTAGGTGGATTTGGTAAAGTTTATAAAGGTGAAATAGATGGTGGGACCACTAAAGTTGCGATAAAGCGAGGTAATCCGTTATCCGATCAAGGTGTAAACGAGTTTCAAACTGAAATCGAGTTGCTTTCAAAGCTTCGTCATCGTCATTTAGTGTCTTTAATCGGTTATTGTGAAGATAATAACGAGATGATTTTGGTGTACGATTACATGGCTAACGGAACGTTACGTGAACATCTTTACAAAACTCAAAACCAACCGTTAACTTGGAAACAAAGGCTCGAGATTTGCATAGGTGCAGCTCGTGGTCTTCATTATCTTCACACGGGTGCCAAACACACGATTATTCATCGTGATGTTAAAACAACTAATATTTTGTTAGACGAGAAATGGGTTGCGAAAGTGGCTGATTTTGGGTTGTCTAAAACGGGCCCCGCTTTGGACCATACTCATGTCAGCACTGTTGTAAAAGGTAGTTTCGGGTATTTGGACCCCGAATACTTTAGGAGACAGCAGTTGACGGATAAATCGGATGTTTACTCGTTTGGAGTGGTCCTTTTTGAGATCTTATGTTCTCGACCCGCTTTAAACCCGACTCTACCAAAGGAACAAGTGAGTTTGGCTGAATGGGCTCAACACTGTCACAAAAAGGGTATACTTGATCAAATAATCGACCCGAATCTAAAAGGAAAAATCTCGCCTGAATGTTTCAAGAAAGTGGCAGAAACAGCGGTGAAGTGTGTGGCGGATCAAGGTATTGATCGGCCGTCAATGGGTGACGTTTTGTGGAACCTTGAATTTGCTCTGCAACTTCAAGAAAGTGCGGAAGATAGTGGCGGCAAAGGCGCGATGGTGTTAGATGACGGTGTTTATGATGAGGTGCCGCTAAAAGGGAAAGCAAGTAATGGTGATTATGAAGGTGATGTAACCGATTCGAGAAGTACCGGAATGAGTATGAGCATTGGTGGAAGGAGTTTAGCGAGTGAGGACTCGGATGGGTTAACACCGAGTGCAGTTTTTTCACAGATTATGAACCCGAAAGGCCGTTAAGATGGCTGATTCAGGTGATACGCCggaatttattttatattattttatgaatttatatttatatgtaatgtAATTCTTTTTCGTACACGAGGTTGATCAACTTGAGCTCTCTTTTTCTTTAATTATTTTTGTTTTTGGTACTAAATACTTTCTCTAATTATAATTTACGTGGTATATATGTACGAGGGGAAGCATCTAATAACTGTTTACTTTGATGGTGTTGATCATAACTAAAATAATTGTGTACTTGAGTACTTTTTAGCTGTTAAGTGTCAAATAAAGATAAAGATGACACACTATAACAGAATCATTACTGAACATTACTTATCTTAAAAATCATACTACTAAACTTCTTATCTTAAACAATTAACTAAACGCTACCATTTCATCTATTCATAACTGTTAGTCTGTTACTACCATGATGGAAAGGCTCATGTTGAACTTTATGATTGAATTGTGCGTGTAACGCCATCACTATGGCTAAGCACAACGATGATTATGTCGGATGAAGTAGGAGTGATCTTTGGGTACATGTACATTCTTGATGCACTTGTGGGTCAATTTTTGAACTGATTCTAAATCAACAATGGAATGGGTTATatgttgtatttttttattttttttttccggcgAAAATAACAAAAACTCATATAGAAACCGAGGCCGTTTTCCAAAGGAAAATGCCCCCAACAAGGGTTACAAAAAGACGGGTGAAACGGAGAAGTTCGCATCTAGAAAGCAATTACCTAAACGAGAACAATCCATAACCGAACCTCTCTAACAACTCAAAAACCATAAAGACAAACTAACAAAATAAAATCGATTACAAAACGATGAAAAGGAAACACACCAAACGAACAAAACAAGACGGACCTGACTGCTTAACCTCTAGGATCCGCCCTTTTCAATTTATACGTTGTATTTCAACCAAACAATTATTATGTATTAATAATGGCCTAATGGGTATACATGGTCTATGGGTTGGCAAAAGACACAAGTCAAGCTCATTAGATGGCTGCCAGTTGTATCTTAAGGTGCTAAAAGTGTTTTAATAGCCGAGATTGAGTGGGATTATTATATTTTCCTTATTCGACAATACATATACGTTTGAATTTATAAATTCAAAATATATGATTAAACCTTTGGGATTAATATTGACATTTCTTTTGTAAATTTGGTACAAGTATTTATTCATGACAACAGCTATAAATTATAAATAACGAATTAATATAcattaatctatctatctatctatctatcttctatagtttctattaaaattctataatgatgatgttattattaggttaatttctttgttaagaaaaaatcaaaaataaaaagaaaaaaatctaagtcatcttgatgatgtcattaacattaattaaatattttatttatttatttaaagtttttatcatatatatccttcttaactttaataataacatatttactCACTTAAATATGATTATAAACTGCTGCTAGCCTCCTCAAACGTACAATCGAATACTCCGTATGAGGTAAGATCCGTTGTTGTTAGATTTGAAGTtttttggtatttttttttattacaatctgtGTTTGAATATATGGCTTTGATGGAAATTGATAGTATCATTTGCTTAAATTTTGATAGTCGACTAATTGTGGGGATAGAGGTTTTTTGTTACGGATTTGACACCACACCCTACTAATCTTAATTTTAGAAATTAGTTggtatattttgcagtaacttatAGGGCCAAATTACAATATAAAAATAGATAGTAGCCAAATAAAACATGTTTTTTGCAGTCATCTACATAGCGACTCTAACTCGAAGCAAAGAACATAAATGGATCATAAATGGTCTATTCCTTGGCTAATACTCAGTAGTTCgtagtatattattttacattagctTCACGCGTTTATTTTAATTTTATGTGTAGCTTGCTAGATGTTGAAATACATTGAGATTATGGATGAATTCGGAGTTGTTGAACTCGGGACCTGCACAAGATACTAATCAAAGGAACAGAAGGTAGGCATTGACATGATATCTAACGTGATACAATGaaatcatgatatatatatatatatatatatatatatatatatatatatatatatatatatatatatatatatatatatatatatatatatatatatattgtccatTAGTTTTTGTTTGTTTGGATCCGGATAAGGGGATGTAAGTTTGAAGGAAAAAAATTCCAATAGCAAATATAGACAGCGCTACTATCATGTAACACATctacatttttattatgttataatgTTACTTATATAAAGGTTAAATGATAATATATATGAAGTATATGTTATGATTATTTTAGTAGTCTTCTTTTTATGTTCTCTTTTAATGTGATACGTCTTAATGTCCTAATTTTTTTAACGACAATTATTCATGCTTGCTTTTTCTTCTTCTCCAAGCTGTGTACTATGATATTAAATACCATAATCGATACATGCTAATCATCTAATTCTCCTCAACGGTGTAAAGCTATTATAAGGTGAGAATACATAATGTGATCACTATTAGTTATCTTTATATATCTTTAGCtgaatgtaattttttttattgttattaatttCTCTTAATTAATAGGCTACGGATACTATAAATCACGTTTCGTCAAAAAATTGATATGTATATCTAACTAATTACAATTGTTTACTTCTTTTACTCACATCACCAGTAGCACTACAGTTTTTGTTTTGACAAACAATACGATGAAAT is from Rutidosis leptorrhynchoides isolate AG116_Rl617_1_P2 chromosome 10, CSIRO_AGI_Rlap_v1, whole genome shotgun sequence and encodes:
- the LOC139873585 gene encoding receptor-like protein kinase FERONIA, with the translated sequence MRNPNRYHLLVFSYCVLLFTTVIHLVLSADYVPADKILLNCGANGELSDDDGRQWTSDVGSKFALAGADSIVSEAATQKPSVPTVPYMTGRVFRSEFTYSFPVASGRKFVRLYFYPASYASLNASKGVFSVVFGPYTLLKNFSAYETANNLNFDFITKEYSVNVDSGALNITFTPASGTPDSYAFINGIEIVSHPDIYSSNGNALIVSTSTAFEISNDTVLENVYRLNVGGQAISPSKDTGLFRQWGGDNPYIFGASVGVPVATDPNITISYPTGMPDYVAPVDVYKTARSMGPTPEVNVGYNLSWYFDCDAGFSYLVRLHFCEVGPEISKINQRVFEIFINNQTAETEADVIAWTNKKDVPYYKDYVVFFPSGPPHRDLWLKLHPNTASKPQYYDAILNGVEIFKINASDGNLAGSLPAPAPVQPIIDPNRGISSGKSSKSNKIGIIGGGVGGGVAAVILIGLLVCFVTRKNKKRKDPNSSDGPSGWLPLSLYGNSHSSGSTAKTATTGSYASTLPSNLCRHFSFAEIKSATKNFDESLILGVGGFGKVYKGEIDGGTTKVAIKRGNPLSDQGVNEFQTEIELLSKLRHRHLVSLIGYCEDNNEMILVYDYMANGTLREHLYKTQNQPLTWKQRLEICIGAARGLHYLHTGAKHTIIHRDVKTTNILLDEKWVAKVADFGLSKTGPALDHTHVSTVVKGSFGYLDPEYFRRQQLTDKSDVYSFGVVLFEILCSRPALNPTLPKEQVSLAEWAQHCHKKGILDQIIDPNLKGKISPECFKKVAETAVKCVADQGIDRPSMGDVLWNLEFALQLQESAEDSGGKGAMVLDDGVYDEVPLKGKASNGDYEGDVTDSRSTGMSMSIGGRSLASEDSDGLTPSAVFSQIMNPKGR